In Gemmatimonadales bacterium, one DNA window encodes the following:
- a CDS encoding YetF domain-containing protein, producing the protein MINAFWPTLWHNLVHFGAPSTPVSLVEKVVRPVVVYVALVVWLKRWGKRILAQLNPFDFVLLLMLSNTVQNAIIGNDTSLTGGLLGAAALLTVNWVLVWYYYRGPSIDRLFREDGDMCLIDGGRVEESDLARLHISRGELIAKAHERGFDDLDEIDHAVLYPNGTIYFRGRRPDEAERRHRELMEGIEHIQRELAGRR; encoded by the coding sequence ATGATCAACGCGTTCTGGCCGACCCTGTGGCACAACCTGGTCCACTTCGGCGCGCCGAGCACGCCGGTCTCGCTAGTCGAGAAGGTGGTTCGGCCCGTGGTGGTGTACGTGGCGCTGGTGGTCTGGCTCAAGCGGTGGGGCAAGCGCATCCTCGCCCAGCTCAATCCGTTCGATTTCGTGCTGCTGCTCATGCTGTCGAACACGGTGCAGAACGCGATCATCGGCAACGACACCTCGCTCACCGGCGGGCTGCTGGGCGCGGCCGCGCTGCTCACCGTGAACTGGGTACTGGTGTGGTACTACTATCGCGGCCCGTCGATCGATCGGCTCTTTCGCGAGGACGGTGACATGTGCCTCATCGACGGCGGCCGGGTCGAGGAATCGGATCTGGCGCGCCTCCACATCAGCCGCGGCGAGCTCATCGCGAAGGCGCACGAGCGCGGCTTCGATGACCTGGATGAAATCGATCACGCGGTCCTCTATCCCAATGGCACCATCTATTTCCGCGGCCGCCGTCCCGACGAGGCCGAGCGCCGCCACCGCGAGCTGATGGAGGGGATCGAGCACATCCAGCGGGAGCTGGCGGGGAGGAGATAG